The following are from one region of the Rhipicephalus microplus isolate Deutch F79 chromosome 1, USDA_Rmic, whole genome shotgun sequence genome:
- the LOC119177910 gene encoding uncharacterized protein LOC119177910 produces the protein MRLAANKDFQLFLTCVAARAFAQNSQQTTVGYQDPGYGRPIGPAVGTPYQEYADFAGPPQPYSTNYDIVDELGNRQYRSEQGDANNVKTGSYGYTDVYGLYRRVNYIADANGFRATVDTNEPGTAPGASADVVFNAAPVVPPVPGGTAASASFGAARYGAPGYSARASIPGYNNGYGRYGAYGAPGAYGGYGGYGPTAVANGAYGYGGFGRSGYAPYGQGLGGYGNGGYARPNGYGSAFGAGRYGAAGYGGFTAGYPGYRRR, from the exons ATGAGGCTTGCAGCCAATAAGGAC TTTCAGCTGTTCCTCACCTGCGTTGCGGCGCGAGCCTTTGCACAGAACAGCCAACAAACAACCGTGGGATACCAAGATCCAGGCTACGGTCGCCCCATTGGCCCTGCGGTGGGCACTCCTTACCAGGAATATGCCGACTTCGCTGGA CCACCTCAACCATACAGCACAAACTACGACATTGTGGATGAGCTAGGCAACCGGCAGTACCGCAGCGAGCAGGGGGATGCCAACAACGTGAAAACCGGTTCGTACGGGTACACGGACGTATACGGCCTCTACCGTCGCGTTAACTACATAGCCGATGCCAACGGCTTCCGTGCAACGGTGGATACAAACGAGCCGGGTACAGCGCCCGGAGCTAGCGCCGACGTCGTGTTCAACGCCGCTCCTGTAGTCCCGCCGGTTCCAGGAGGAACTGCAGCTTCTGCAAGTTTTGGCGCTGCAAGATACGGTGCTCCAGGTTATAGCGCTAGGGCTTCAATCCCGGGCTACAATAACGGATACGGCAGATACGGGGCCTACGGAGCCCCCGGTGCTTACGGCGGATACGGCGGATACGGCCCAACTGCTGTGGCCAACGGTGCCTACGGGTACGGTGGGTTTGGGCGTTCCGGCTACGCTCCGTATGGACAGGGCCTAGGAGGATACGGCAACGGTGGATACGCGCGGCCCAACGGCTACGGTTCGGCATTCGGGGCTGGTCGATATGGCGCTGCAGGCTACGGCGGATTCACTGCTGGTTACCCCGGTTATCGCCGTCGCTAA